The DNA segment CCCGCAGGCGCGCGACGGTCACGTGGGTGTACAGCTGGGTCGTCGCGAGTGTCGAGTGACCCAGCAGTTCCTGCACGATGCGCAGGTCCGCACCGCCTTCGAGCAGGTGGGTGGCGGCGCTGTGCCGCAGGCCGTGCGGACCGATGTCAGGTGCGCCGTCGACCGCGCCGACGGTCTGGTGCACGACGGTGCGGGCCTGGCGGGGGTCGAGGCGCCGCCCGCGGGCACCCAGCAGCAGGGCGGGGCCGGAGTCGGGGGTGGCCAGGGCCGGGCGGCCGTCGGCCAGCCAGGCCCGCAGCGCGTGGTCGGCCGGGTCGCCGAACGGCACGGTGCGCTGCTTGTCGCCCTTGCCGAGGACGCGCAGCAGCCGCCGGGAGGTGTCGACGTCGTCGATGTCGAGGCCGCACAGTTCACTGACGCGGATGCCGGTCGCGTAGAGCATCTCCACGATCAGCCGATCGCGCAGGGCAAGCGGATCACCCTGCTGCGCACCAGATTTCGCCGCATCGAGCGCATCGCGCGCCTGGTCCTGACGCAGCACCGCGGGCAGCGTCCGGCGCGCCTTGGGCAGCTGGAGCCGGACGGCCGGGTCGGTGGCCATCAGTCCTCGCCGGACCGCCCATGCGGTGAACGTCTTGACCGCCGATGTCCGCCGGGCCAACGTGGTGCGCGCGGTTCCGGCGGACGCCTGCGCGGACAGCCAGGCGCGCAGCAGCGGCAGCGTCAGGGCCGTGAGATCGGCGCCGGGTGACCGGTCGTCGACGAAGGCGAACAGCGACCTCAGATCGCCGAGGTATGCGCGCCGGGTGTGGTCGGAGCGGCCGCGTTCCAGCGCGAGGTATTGGTCGAACTCGTCGAGGACGGACTCCACGCCCCTACCGTGGCAGAGCCGTGGCGGGTGTCTAGCCGACGCGCCGCAGCGTGTCCGGGGTGAGATCGGCCAGCGTCGGATAGCCGTCGACGGCCATGGTGAGGTCGGCTTCGGCCAGCAGTGAGCGCAGCACGTGGACCACGCCGTCGACGCCGCCGAGCGCCAACCCGTAGGCGTAGGGCCGGCCGATGCCCACGGCGGTGGCGCCGAGGGCGAGCGCCTTGACGATGTCGGAGCCGCTGCGGATGCCCGAGTCGAACAGCACCGGCAGTCCGTCGGCCGCCTCGACGACGCCCGGGAGGCAGTCGATGGCGGGCAGACCGCCGTTGGCCTGCCGTCCGCCGTGGTTGGAGCAGTAGATGCCGTCGACGCCTTCGTCCTTGGCGCGCCGGGCGTCGTCGGCGTGGCAGATGCCCTTGACGATGAGCGGCAGCGTGGTCAACGACCGCAGCCACGGCAGGTCTTCCCATGTCAAAGGGTTGCCGAACAGCGACACCCACTTGAGCACCGCGCCCTGCGGGTTCTCCTCGGGCGGCTGCGCCAGCTCGGCGCGGAACACCGGGTCGCTGGTGTAGTTGGCCAGACAGCGGCCGCGCAGTTGCGGGAAGTTCGACGTCGACAGATCACGCGGCCGCCACCCCGGCACCCACGTGTCGAGGGTGACGATGATGCCCTTGTAGCCGGCGGCCTCGGCGCGTTTCACCAGGCTGGCGGCGAGCTCCCGGTCGGTGGGCGTGTACAGCTGGAAGAAGCCGGGCGTTTCGCCGAATTCGGCGGCGACGTCTTCGAGCGGGTCCTCGGTGAGCGTGGACACCACCATCGGCACCCCGGTGCGCGCGGCGGCGCGGGCCGTGGCGAGGTCACCGTG comes from the Mycolicibacterium litorale genome and includes:
- a CDS encoding tyrosine recombinase XerC — translated: MESVLDEFDQYLALERGRSDHTRRAYLGDLRSLFAFVDDRSPGADLTALTLPLLRAWLSAQASAGTARTTLARRTSAVKTFTAWAVRRGLMATDPAVRLQLPKARRTLPAVLRQDQARDALDAAKSGAQQGDPLALRDRLIVEMLYATGIRVSELCGLDIDDVDTSRRLLRVLGKGDKQRTVPFGDPADHALRAWLADGRPALATPDSGPALLLGARGRRLDPRQARTVVHQTVGAVDGAPDIGPHGLRHSAATHLLEGGADLRIVQELLGHSTLATTQLYTHVTVARLRAVHDQAHPRA
- a CDS encoding lactate 2-monooxygenase, with amino-acid sequence MAFGDYQLEIYLQGLSGIVPNLPMTFAEWEAKAQSAMPPSVYSYVAGGAGDERTQRVNRTAFDNWGLVPRMFRATRERDLSVNLFGLSLPAPVFMAPIGVIGICAQDGHGDLATARAAARTGVPMVVSTLTEDPLEDVAAEFGETPGFFQLYTPTDRELAASLVKRAEAAGYKGIIVTLDTWVPGWRPRDLSTSNFPQLRGRCLANYTSDPVFRAELAQPPEENPQGAVLKWVSLFGNPLTWEDLPWLRSLTTLPLIVKGICHADDARRAKDEGVDGIYCSNHGGRQANGGLPAIDCLPGVVEAADGLPVLFDSGIRSGSDIVKALALGATAVGIGRPYAYGLALGGVDGVVHVLRSLLAEADLTMAVDGYPTLADLTPDTLRRVG